CTAAGCtttcttctcccttttttttgGGGTACGTTTTTGTCTTCCATGCCAATTTTAGGGGGCAGACAATTTATTTGGTTGTCTCGACTTTGCTGTTGATGAGAAGATTGTCCATGGGGAATCATGGTTGTATCTATTGGAAATCTATCCACAATTTGTAGTTCTAGTGCCATTCCTTTTTATGTGAAATCAAAGTAATTCCCTCCCCCCTCCCAAATTTCGAGCCTAAATGCAGTAATTTTATGATAAACTGGACTCGTTTAAAAATCACTTAAATGTGGACTTTAAAATACGATGAGCCTACTAGCGAAGGCATGACTCCTATACGGCAGTCTGAAATCAGCAAAGAGATAAGGATATTGCTGCATCAAAATTTTGACCAAAGACTAGCTGCCTCTTTGCGCATGTAATAATGTCCTTTCGTTGTCTTTACTGTTTAGGAGATCTAAAAAGTCATTCTATTACACTACTACCAATTAGATGATTCAAGTTTCTCACTATCAACAAGAGCAAAGAGTCCGTTGACTCATTGATGAAAAGAACTAGGAGTATGAACTATGGTGTCCTTTTCACAAACAATTCTTAAcactaaaaataataaattttaacgtaaaaattatttaactttgtgttattcttttttcttttgttacacaaaaattattttactttgcttTATTTATCACAAAAGTCACTTTATccagattttataatacttttacttgaaaagtctattatgtcattgtatattatataatatatttttacctaggtattttacttataattaaaataattttaaattattttatttattatttttataatatattcatacatttaattttttcatgGCACTCAATTTGTCTAATCGTATTTAAACataaacatattttaaatataaaaaatgataaaaaaagtatttaatttttactttaaaataataaaaacaaatttgtttaacaaatgatagttttttatagtcaacaaaaattttaaaagaagttttaaagatatttgtgtttaatattaagttttttaaagctttatatgttaatattatttaattgaaAGTATTAATCTGATGTGTCATTTTGTTAAATGtggatattttatttattaaattaatggaTATGGTGTGACTGATAAATCAATGAgctttgattttttaattttcattaaacatATTTCATTAAACATGATTAAGAacgtatggggctgagtgttggcccgttaagaactcacatatccagaagatgaaagtagcagaaatgaggatgttgcggtggatgtgcgagcatactaggatggataagattaggaatgatgatattcgggagaaggtgaatGTGGCTCCTATTGATGACAAgttgcgggaagcgaggcttagatggttcggacatgttcagaggagaagcccagatgctccggtacggaggtgtgagcagctggttgtggagggcacgagaagaggtagagggcggcctaaaaagtattggggagaggtgatcaggcaggatatggcgatgcttcagatttccgaggacatgacacttgataggaagatgtggaggtcgagtattagggttgtaggataGGAGgcagttgagtcgtgccttacttcgtaccattgtgggactagccatgtagggtttttggctaagatagctagtggcaatgttgtggcttactatttcgcttttcagtgcatgccctatttactagctatcacctttgctttgcatctttcttctagatttcatggtgttcctatttttcatataattgttgtggtgatactaatatttactaatattgtctccctttgctttgaatctttcttctggattttatggtgttcctatttatcatatgattgttgttgtgatactaatattgctCCCTTTTTGTCCTTTggtctttttgtcttttttttttttttagctgagggtctttcggaaacctctctactccttcgggataggggtaaggtctgcgtacacactaccctccccagaccccattagtgggattttactgggttgttgttgttgttgttgttgttgttgttatgattAAGAACGTGGAATTGATATTTGTTCACGGTAATGTTACTGATAAATTTAATAATGCTActtatatatcttgaaaattagtattaagaaaaaattaaatgtacgaatatattataaaaataataattaaaataatattaaattattttaattataagtaaaatatctgggtaaaagtatattatatagtatataatataaaaGGTATTACATAATGGGAGGATTTATAATGTCAAGGACATAATAGACTTTTTAGGTGAAATGTTTGTAAAATCTGGTCAAAGTGATtattgtgataactagagcatagtaaaatgatttttgtgtaacaaaagaaagaaaaatgacttttaggtaatgaacacaaagttgaatgacggTAACGTAACAAAAAAAAGTGACTTTTggataatgaacacaaagttgaatgacctACCATAAAATTTAATCCTAAAAGAATGATCAAATAAGAATATTCGGTTTCAATAGACACCAACtcttttttaaataaaatctatTAGATAATACAAGCACTACGAAAGTGATTAAAAAAGTCAAGGTTAAAATCACAACGAGAGTTGTTAATGCATTTTGAATAATTAATCATATTTTATCCTGGTTTTGCAAACCTACCTTGGTTTGTGCGGGTGAGTTTTTAATATTCAGAACCAAAGTAATGCAAAAAACAACTCGAAGATTCAAATTAATGGGGAAAGAAATAAGAGTAGGTATAGCGCATACAGTGCCTGCGGTATACCCTTATGGCCTAACGTCCAACCTCAATAGGGTTTGGGGTGTATAACGCAGATATTGTATGAGCTATGGTGTCCTTTCCGTAGCTgtgtttttgaaaattttaaaacgaTTCGCCTGATAATTGTATTACCACGTAAGTTTAATGCGCTATATGGTACTAATGTAACGTATCCGATATTTGgctaattgtacatgcatcatctACTTAAATGGAATTTCATTTCATGAAAAATTATCTTCCACTAATCTGATATAAATTTGTCTTTGTTCTTCATCTATCATTTTTCCTAAATCTTTCAACAATGACGGATGAATGCAGAACTAGAGATGCGTTATATACTGGGCCAGTGAGATTGTTTTGAAGAATAATTCAGTGCATAATATCGTTCTCCAGCAACTAGCATTAAGTTGCACCTTATTCGTTTTCCAGCAATTAAGTTGCACCTTCAATGGATACCATACACTGGTCTCTTTATTATGTAAGAAAATGGATGTTAGTAGGCGTGCGATGAATCTTAAAGTGATTGGAAGATTTTTATattcaattactcaaaattctCATCAATCATGCCTCGAACTGATCGAGAATCATGCGAGGTTGAGGATAAGAAAAGAGAACAATCGAATGTTAGTAAGATGTGGACGATTCTACATGCTTAAGTTGGGAGAGGAACAAGCAGCATCTACTTGTAGAAATTTTGACATTAGGAGGAAGGAGAAAATGTCCTAACAAACAAAGATTATCTTTCAGGTGAGGATATATTATTGACTGCTCCTATCCTATTAATTGACAAGTGTGGGTTGCTTTAGTGGTGAGCactctccacttccaaccaagaggttgtgagttcgaattACTCCAAGAGCAAGGCAGAGAGTTCTTGgaaggagggagccgagggtctatcagaaaccgCGCCtcttatactgggttgttgttgctcctatccTATTAATTAGTGGAATTTCTATGATTTTGTAGTGTATGatgttttaatttaatatgaAAGCTAATAAAATTATCAAAATTAATGTGTACCATATATTCGCATAACACGtcatatttatttataaaataaagcCTATTCACAACATATAATATATAATCGATAACTAATAATGGGTGATGATGCATAATACATAACATATCACGGATAGATCTATTCAACAATGCAGTATTTCTAAATAACAAAAATCATTAGTAAATCACATATCAGCTTTAGACGATTACCTTACTTTTCATCTTCATTAAATAGTTCTTTCAGATGATATCTCTCATAGTGTTCTCTATATTATTCCAACTCTTTCAATAGTGTTTTCAGAAAATCTTTGGCTTCTTTGAGGTTAAACTGTAGCGACAACACTGTGGTGTTCGGCTAATTAGTAGCCGGCTCATCGTTCCACCTAAAAATAATCGCAAGCCCCATTATCCTACaacatataaaatgtaattatcaTTGACTAGTCAATAACACGTATCATAGGTATATATTACTACAGAAAATGTACTTACTTTTGGAAGTTTACAACCCCAAAATTTTTATCAACCGTTGAAGTCTTCAACTTATGGTACTCTTCACAATCGCAAAGATCGTGTTCTATAGAACCGTGTGAATTTTGTGACGCTAGCGACATAGCTAATCTAAAATAGGAAGCTAAAGATGAGAAAAAATGGAAGACAAGTTGAAGAAGATAGGCAAAACGAGGAGTGGAGAGTATTACAACAGCATAGGACACATAGGGCGTATATGCCAGTGCATTATACGCCCCAAACATGACCTAATGCCAATAAGTGTAGGAATCTGTTTGAACACAATGTTACCAATTGAACTTAAAGTATCAAAACAAGGTAAAAGTTTAAAAAGGTTAGATTAGATCATGCTAGCAAAAATAGTATTATCTCGTTCGCGAACATGGCTTCAGATTTTTACGTTTTTTTAACGTAGAAGAACAACATCTACAGTAACCTTTTTTCACATggaataatttttctttttgaccatTACCTTATTCATATACAAGTGCGGATAGCAAATGCCTGTTCAAAGTTCAAACAGCAAAGAGCACGTACTCGACATTTATCTCTCAATTTCCTGACTTTCTCCCATAAAAGTGAGGGAAGCTATTTCTCTTTTTAGTGGGAAGTGTTTTTCTTAtaaaatattttctggaaaattaCATTTTCATGAAAAGTCGGTCAACATAAATCATATCATGACCAAATGCCTAACTATACATAAGTACTAGTTAGCTTTTCTCAATTCAAAAAGCAAACTATCCTCAATTCAAACAGCAAAGAGCTAAATCTTCTGCTATTTGTGCCAGTGACAGTAGCCAGTTCCTTCTTAAGAAATTGTCACCTTTCCGTAGTGTATAAAGCACGTTCAACTCAGAGGTTATGATATGTATTATGTATATCAGGGAGAAATTTGAGAAACTTATGAATCTtagaacctcattctaaaacaaGCATTCCACAAAACTCtttgtatataatatatacaTGATATAGAGTTTTCAACACAAACATGAAGCTGGAATGGGAAATTATAAAGGCAAATCAGTGAGCCTAACTCCTGGCAGCCTGAAGCATTTCAACAATAAGTGTCTTCACATCCCTGCAAATTTGATATAGGGAAGATTTACTTTGGAAACATGGTAGacatgtcaaaaataatatagcAGACAAAATTACGCTTTTTTTAGGACCTCAATTTAAGAAAACAGAGTCTATAACAAAAGCAACgagagagagaggagaaacttGAGAAAATTTCCCAAACAAACTTCCGCCTATGCTCATTTATGCAATTAGAATTGGTCTGCCTAACCTTGAGAACATAAATTCGTAGTTTGTTTAACACTAGCGTAATTACTAATTCGTGATCATTAAACATTATTTCTCTTTCCAATACTGAGATTCTTCATTAAACATTATTTCTCTTTCCGATACTGAAGATTATTTTGGACATTAGTTTCCATCCCAGTAAAAAGTGACCTTTCTTTTTTATCCAACAACTAAAACTAATACTATaaactaatacaattatattcaaacttcattgaCATCTTACCAACTAATTGTTCTACCTTTCATATTTAAAATTTTCCTATTCAAATACCTTACTCTTGATAATAGGGCATGTCGATTAAGTCTGGTTTATTGGAATGGAGTTTATCTTAAGGATAAATAAACTATCCAAAAAGCTATCAAGCTGACAACCCAATGCCGCAGAACTAAATATAAACAATGTTGTAGCCAATGTTGTCAAAGGCTCATTTAAGGTGCGCTTAAGCCCTGAAACTCAGAAAAGCTCAAGGAGGGCGCTTCGCCTCGCTTTAGTTGCGCTTCAGTGTAAGGCAAGGCACTAAAGCGTGCGCCTCATTGCCCATGAGTTCTCTCTTGAATCAAGCAGCACTAAAAAACAACTATAATCAGAAATAAGTGTATTAGCTGCTAAGGGAAACATTATAAATGAATTTGTTACTTTGTTCTTGAAATacatatagatttttatttatttccttcatTGCGCCTTTTTTAACTAAAGCTCACACTTTAAgtgcgctttgcgcttaaagcccaaATAGACCTAGAGCACTTTTTCGAGCTtttcgcctttgacaacactggttGTAGCTAAAAGAATCCATACAATCAATCAAAAGAATTATCTACAGGAAGAGGAGACTACCATGCCTGGATAATAGATCATTACTTCTTTGTGCTCCTAATGTGAAAGGTTTATTTCACATCCACCAGGACGGTTTTAACGCTCTCATTACCAGGGGTTTTATTAGAAATATCACCGTAGTGGGTCACAAAATCATGgacaaatacttttttttttaataacttgaCATTCTTCAAGAGTGAAATAGCATGTCTTGTGAACAAGCTCAAAGTGGTTCCAACCTTCTGGAGACTAGGACACGATCCTACATGTGTCTACTCAAAGTACTATCAAGAACACACTAGTTAAAACATTAGAACCCAATCCAAAGAAAACAAGAGCAACaaataaaatttaataaattagACATATTGCATCAGATAAGGGGAAGAGAAAAGGAAGCAGAAAAGGCGATCTATGTGAATTATACACTCACAGACTCATTACAAAAATTTTGTGATAGAACTTTCTGGACTTACTTTCTGTCTACAGCACGTCTGGGAAATGGAACTCGAAGCTTGAAAGTGTTCTTTTGGTAGCCAGCCTGAAATTAAAAATCAAAGTATAACTATACATTTCAGGCTCATACTTGAACAGCAAAAACCACTTGTATTAGCAAAAGAAAAGAGTCATCTGCACTTCCTCAGATAGGCATTTCTTGATATTTAACAGCCAATTTTCCTAAAAAAAGGATTTGAGATGCAATTTACATATTTTGAAACAGACACAGTCGTAGAATCTCATAAGCGCAGGCTTCTCCACTACTTAAATAAAAGGGAACAAAATATTTATAGAAAAAGTTAAAACAGACCCAACATAAATAACATTGGAGATGGTAATAGAAGCCTCACCTTGACATTAATACCAAGACTGTCTACATCCAACATGTACGCAAAGTCCACCTGAACAACAAACTCAAAAGTTCTTATTTTAGGAGTGAACGCCTTACAACTTATGTCCAGTAAAACTAAATTAATCGTAACTAATTGACAGTAATGTGAAATTTCAATGGTCTGCAAGTGCAACAAAAACCATGCATCACTTCCAGGCACCAAATCCTCAAAGGCCCTACAGCACCTAAAATTTCGATACATGGGCATACCTCATTTTTGGGGCAAGCTAAACGTTATGTTAATCAGATGGAAGACAATCAAGTTATCAGAGCCTTTGTGGAATAATGCATTCCTGCATTTCCAATCCATTTAAAAAACGCGATCTTTTGGGTGTTCGCTCTAGTCATTTGTTAATTAGGCAAACTTAGTTTGGAATCCATAAGCATTTTGGTATTAAAAATTCTCCCAGGCTGTCCAGTGATAAGTGAAATAATGCATCTTTGCATTTCCAAGTGAAAAATCCAATCTTGTGGTGTTGGCTCTGTAtttaattaacttttttttttgtgtggatTTCATCATAAGTTCCTGGTATAAAAAAGATTCCCAGGTCTCTCGTAGTTGAGCATCATTGGAGAATAAATATAGAAAAGTTCCAAATATTACCGGAACCGATGTTGAGTGCCGCACAATTAGCTTGGTATCCTCAGCATGATCTTTATTCATATGTGACTGACAAGAAAATTAAAGgaatgaaaagaaattaccatTTATAAAGAAGAAAGCACATAAAGTAGGCAATGAACATTAGCATTTCTATACCGTGATTGGCTTTGAGAATTGGTATATTGGATCTATTTTTGCTGTTCTAAACTCCTCTTTGCTAAATTCTGAGAGCATTCAAGAGAGACAATTAGTGcaagaaggaaaaataaatatTGCACCCCAAAGCAACAAAAAGAAATGCCAAATATTAGTAGTTCACAATTTTGTCACTGTCTTGCATTTCCTCGAATACTGCGCAGGGGAACATGGAAATCTAATGGGATTTGACAAATTAGCATTAGCAAATCAGATGTATGTTTTACCAGCTCTTCTTCAGCCCATATGGTCGAAGGGATGTAATAAGAGGCCCCAAATCAAATATCAATTGTGGGGCTAGGGGGAGAACGGCAGAATGCTATGTGGAATAAGGGAGAGACAGTAGTAACAAAAAGGAGGCGACATCAGTAGTCAACACAAACCTCCAGATCCCAATATAGCGGTTGCAACTCCTGATACGTAACGTACAATTCTGGGTTCAATGCGCATGAATTGGAAGTCACCGAAGTCAACCTTCACAAAGGTTCAGCTAATTACACGAGATGGACAGAAAAAGGGACATCTATGTGAAATGCGCAACGCCACATTCTAGAAAGAGGTGACTAAAGTTACCCAAAATGCCTCGGGATGCCTAGCCAAATATGCAGCTCGAATACCTTCTTTCTCTGTTTTTGGTACCTATGATATCCATCAAAAGAATAAATTGACATGAATTTCTTGGCATATGAAGAAAGAGCTCATAGAAAGAAATTTCTCTCGAACTAACAGCTTACAGGAACAGCATCACCATGCACTGTTATTACTAAGTCAGTCCTATCTTCAGGATCCCTTGCAACAAGCAATGAGCATTTGGAATTAGCTAATAGGTCCTGCACTAATCACCGAGGTTCAAATCAAAACCACAGTTCTGAAAAGGAGAATGGAAAAgcgtaaaaatatataaatacagGAAGAATAGCACATAGAGTCTCAACATTTTCAGGATAATCAGTGATATATGACATAGAAAATAGAATATTGATATCagcatttttgtttctttttacaAATTCAAATATCTTGAATAGGCGTAGAATTGAAATCCAAACTTAATAAACAAACCAAAATATAAGGAGATCAGACATTTGTAGAATAAAGTTTCTATCATTCCACTTCGGTAGCTGCAGAAATTTAAGCACTTCTAACCACCAGAGATGATAAAATGAACCTTGGTGTGAACTGCCAAGTCGCTAA
This DNA window, taken from Nicotiana tabacum cultivar K326 chromosome 4, ASM71507v2, whole genome shotgun sequence, encodes the following:
- the LOC107819638 gene encoding non-canonical heme oxygenase HOZ, chloroplastic — translated: MKSLLVAPPLRTCSSLSPFSRFLYSGSSTSNNHNDYKNNGTHNYLSPSLRFPSKPFFSLTSTVPLLPFLAMSSSTQTPSQSMSSGGDEVNIFQLIQAHQEKAARLSPIEEVRTVLDYSLRGVLSTFSQKYEGYPSGSMVDFACDADGSPILAVSDLAVHTKDLLANSKCSLLVARDPEDRTDLVITVHGDAVPVPKTEKEGIRAAYLARHPEAFWVDFGDFQFMRIEPRIVRYVSGVATAILGSGEFSKEEFRTAKIDPIYQFSKPITSHMNKDHAEDTKLIVRHSTSVPVDFAYMLDVDSLGINVKAGYQKNTFKLRVPFPRRAVDRKDVKTLIVEMLQAARS